A window of the Hordeum vulgare subsp. vulgare chromosome 5H, MorexV3_pseudomolecules_assembly, whole genome shotgun sequence genome harbors these coding sequences:
- the LOC123396642 gene encoding uncharacterized protein LOC123396642, with protein sequence MAVATIIFPYAQLGDEGRLLVLLDNSDLPMLMDSPSGADDFAARASRSTSSAARPLEPDTEHRTIKIEPPVSHQQMQSPNYFFMPAATANGNHGGAGYSPYQEAMGDQQTAICRHFKPEAASSSALLSPSLGFFVTGALAGAADTSFPMPSSRSYVYLEELCRGKPLMDYSNMW encoded by the coding sequence ATGGCTGTCGCTACCATCATCTTCCCCTACGCACAATTGGGCGACGAAGGGCGGCTACTGGTCTTGCTCGACAACTCCGACCTGCCGATGCTCATGGACTCTCCGTCTGGAGCCGACGACTTCGCCGCCCGCGCTTCGAGATCCACCTCTAGCGCCGCTCGGCCGCTTGAGCCGGACACGGAGCATCGGActatcaagatagagccaccggtGTCGCACCAGCAGATGCAGAGCCCCAACTACTTCTTCATGCCGGCGGCGACGGCCAACGGCAACCATGGCGGCGCCGGGTACTCACCCTACCAGGAAGCCATGGGGGACCAGCAGACCGCGATCTGCAGGCACTTCAAGCCGGAGGCAGCGTCTTCGTCGGCGCTGCTCAGCCCTTCGCTCGGCTTCTTCGTCACGGGCGCTCTCGCCGGCGCCGCGGACACCTCGTTCCCGATGCCGTCGTCGAGGTCGTACGTCTATCTGGAGGAGCTGTGTCGGGGCA